The Actinomadura sp. WMMB 499 genome includes a window with the following:
- a CDS encoding arginase family protein, producing MTTVVRVPQWQGAATERARLLPDGSGLLARAVPGGRIVPVRVPDGAGTARDGVRALDVLIEVAGGVRAALAGAGSPTVVTGGDCGVELEPVAAASARYGDALAVVWFDAHGDLNTPEGSPSGAFHGMVLRTLLGEGPAELVPSRPLRPGQVVLAGVRALDPDERAFISANGIARVAVPDIDGLVETVAATGASAVYVHVDLDVLDPGSFRSLNCPEPGGLAPEALAVAVRALTGRFVIAGLGVTEYAPVAPRDRETVDALVAAFTDPLVASG from the coding sequence ATGACGACGGTCGTGCGGGTACCGCAGTGGCAGGGGGCCGCGACCGAGCGGGCGCGGCTGCTGCCCGACGGTTCCGGGCTGCTCGCCCGCGCGGTGCCGGGCGGACGGATCGTGCCGGTGCGGGTGCCGGACGGTGCGGGCACCGCACGTGACGGCGTCCGCGCGCTGGACGTCCTGATCGAGGTCGCGGGCGGGGTGCGGGCAGCCCTGGCGGGGGCCGGGAGCCCGACGGTCGTCACCGGCGGCGACTGCGGGGTGGAACTGGAGCCGGTCGCGGCGGCGTCGGCACGGTACGGCGACGCGCTCGCCGTCGTGTGGTTCGACGCGCACGGTGACCTGAACACCCCGGAGGGCTCGCCGTCCGGCGCGTTCCACGGGATGGTGCTGCGGACGCTGCTCGGCGAGGGCCCGGCGGAGCTGGTGCCGTCGCGCCCGCTGCGTCCGGGGCAGGTCGTGCTCGCGGGGGTGCGGGCCCTGGATCCGGACGAACGGGCCTTCATCTCCGCGAACGGCATCGCCCGCGTGGCGGTGCCGGACATCGACGGGCTGGTCGAGACGGTCGCCGCCACGGGCGCGTCGGCCGTCTACGTGCACGTCGACCTGGACGTCCTGGATCCGGGCTCGTTCCGGTCCCTGAACTGCCCCGAGCCGGGGGGCCTGGCGCCGGAGGCCCTGGCGGTCGCCGTGCGGGCCCTGACCGGCCGGTTCGTCATCGCGGGCCTAGGGGTGACCGAGTACGCCCCGGTCGCCCCGCGAGACCGGGAGACGGTCGACGCGCTCGTCGCGGCGTTCACCGATCCGCTGGTCGCGTCCGGATGA
- a CDS encoding dihydrofolate reductase family protein, which produces MASKLIVGMFVSVDGVLQAPGGPGEDESGGFRQGGWVAPHTDEGFGRIVGAWFERADALLLGRRTYDIMAAYWPNVPEEDGAFINDIAKYVATHRPMTAEWRNTEVLAGEAAETVADLKARTDGVIMVEGSGDLLRTLQRADLVDEYHLVTFPVVLGQGKRLFENGTPPAALRLTETRATDAGAVYTVYERAGEPVYGTVG; this is translated from the coding sequence ATGGCGAGCAAGCTGATCGTGGGGATGTTCGTGTCCGTGGACGGGGTGCTGCAGGCGCCCGGCGGGCCGGGCGAGGACGAGTCGGGCGGGTTCCGGCAGGGCGGATGGGTCGCCCCGCACACGGACGAGGGATTCGGGCGGATCGTGGGGGCGTGGTTCGAGCGCGCGGACGCGCTGCTCCTCGGCCGCAGGACGTACGACATCATGGCCGCGTACTGGCCGAACGTGCCGGAGGAGGACGGCGCGTTCATCAACGACATCGCGAAGTACGTCGCCACGCACCGTCCGATGACGGCGGAGTGGCGCAACACCGAGGTGCTGGCGGGCGAGGCGGCGGAGACCGTCGCGGACCTCAAGGCCCGCACCGACGGCGTGATCATGGTCGAGGGCAGCGGCGACCTGCTGCGGACCCTGCAGCGCGCGGACCTGGTCGACGAGTACCACCTGGTCACCTTCCCCGTGGTGCTCGGCCAGGGCAAGCGCCTGTTCGAGAACGGGACGCCGCCGGCCGCGCTCAGGCTCACCGAGACGCGGGCCACCGACGCGGGCGCCGTCTACACCGTGTACGAGCGGGCGGGCGAGCCGGTGTACGGCACCGTCGGCTGA
- a CDS encoding SgcJ/EcaC family oxidoreductase, with protein MTNDVLVVGDISDETRAAVTGVVKALEKAFNDKDAAALAGQFAERTSWSNAMGTRLDGRAAIEESSGPAMRDFLRDSYARYDVVKLLELAPEVIAVNVAQEPTDGAGTPVAGARGATLYVIARQPDGWKIVAGQNTAVEPPTA; from the coding sequence ATGACGAACGACGTTCTCGTGGTGGGCGACATCTCGGACGAGACGCGGGCCGCGGTGACCGGCGTGGTGAAGGCCCTCGAGAAGGCGTTCAACGACAAGGACGCCGCGGCGCTCGCCGGTCAGTTCGCCGAACGGACGTCCTGGTCGAACGCGATGGGCACCCGCCTGGACGGGCGCGCGGCGATCGAGGAGTCCAGCGGCCCCGCGATGCGGGACTTCCTCCGCGACTCGTACGCGCGGTACGACGTCGTGAAGCTGCTGGAACTCGCGCCCGAGGTGATCGCGGTGAACGTGGCGCAGGAGCCCACCGACGGCGCGGGCACCCCGGTCGCGGGCGCCCGCGGCGCGACCCTCTACGTGATCGCCCGGCAGCCGGACGGGTGGAAGATCGTGGCCGGCCAGAACACCGCCGTCGAGCCCCCCACCGCCTGA